The following DNA comes from Abyssisolibacter fermentans.
GGTTGGAATTGTTGTTATAAAGATGTTTGTGGTTTGTGTAGGGTAATGCCATTAGAAAATGTATATTGAAAATATAATTTTCCATCAAGTATAAAAAATAGTAAATAAAAAAGGTTTTTTGACTATAAATATAGAAAAATATAGAACTGTAAGCAGTTAAAAAAATGTACGGGTAATATCACAAAATAATTAATATTTTCAGGGGGGAAAGCTATGAAAAAAGTTTTAATGTTAACGTTATCAATAATATTAATATTCTCACAAATAGCATTAGCAGGTAATTTTGAGGATGTAAAGGATGGTTATTGGGCAAAAGAAAACATAGAGATGTTAGTATCAAAAGGAATAGTAAATGGATATCCAGATAAAACTTTTAGACCCAAAAACACAATATCAAGAAGTGAGTTTTCAAAGCTAATACAAGAATTATTGGGATTACCACTTAATAATGATGATAGTGAAATAATATTTGAAGATATAGAAAAAAATTGGGCGAAAGGAAGAATTAAAACATTAGTAAAAAAAGGGATAATAGATGTAGAAGACTATAAAGAAGGCTTTAAACCAAACGAGCCAATGACAAGAGTGGAAATGGCAAGAATGATAATAAAAGCATTGGAGATAGAGACAAAAGAAATAAATAAGACAAGCTTCAAAGATGATGAAGAGATCAGTAAAAAAGATAAAAAATACGTAAAAACAGCAAAAGACACAGGAATAATAACAGGGTATCCCGACAAAACCTTCAAACCAAACAGCACAGCAACAAGAGCAGAAACAGCAGCAATGATAGTAAGGATGATAAACTATCTAAATAATGATGATTCAGTAGAAGTAGTAGAAGGAATTAAGTTTGATAAAGTTGATGATGTATTTTCAAGTCCGGGTAAAGTGAATGACGGAGCTATGAAGTTAGATAAACAACAGGAGTTTGTAATGAAGTTTTTTAAAAGTTTGAAGTTTACAAAAGAGGGTGAAAATAGTTATGTATCAGGTTGCTTGCCTAATCTTCCAACTGGATATAAGTGGTCAGCTTCAATAAAAGTTTTTTATACAAACGACCAAGACTATGATACCTTTCATGCAAATCCTAAAGCTAGACAAGATATTTTAATGAAAAAAGGAGAAGTTTTTAAATTCAAATTAAAATACAACAAGGAAAAAATGAGAATAGTATCAGTATCAATTAGAGTTATGAAAGACACAGGTGCAGAGAATGGTCTGTTTATATTAGATTATCCAGTTAAAACACTAAAAAAAATAGGTAAAAGTGGTTCTGAATTTTTAAATGATAGTATAAATTGGGAGGAAATGTTCAAGTGGTAAAAAGAAAAATAGCATGGTTTTGTATAATTGTTTCTTTATTCATTACATTTAATAAAATAAGTATGAAATGTAGTGTAGCTGAAGAAAATAAAGCATCTCAAGTAAAAGTGCATTTTTTAACGCAGGAGGAGCCATTAGAACACTATGATGAAATAGGAAGTATGACTAAACAAGAACCGCTGGAAATGTGGCATTACAGTGGAGGTTATTGGAAAGGAAAAATAGGCGGGGAAAATATTTACCTTAAAGACACAGAAATGGAAGAAAAATGGGCAGATCCAGAATATTTAGGACAGAAGTTAATGGAGCAAGGAAAAGAGTTAGATTTTGAAATAGAGTTACCAGAAACTATGCAGGATGAATTAGACAATTTGAGTGATGGAGAAGAAATACATGTATATATAAGTGAAACTAATCTTGATATAAATGATATATTCCAAGATGAAATATCTCCTACTTGTGAATTAAAAGGAGATAAGATAATAATACATGCATACCCTAAATTAAATTGTACAGATGAAAGCTATAAAGATTATGTAGCAGGACTAAATAAAAATATTCCAATAATAAAAGAAAACTTCGGTAGAAACCTATACTCAATGTTCAACTGTGAAAACAATGCACAGCTAGGTGCGGCATGTTCAACGCAATCAGATGAAGAAGGTAAAATACCCTTCTGGGGAATAGAAAATGCAAGAGGACATCTAAAAGATGGTTTTAAAGTAGATATAAGTAAAAATGGGATAACTAGAAGAGACTCTTCAGACGTAAAAATAGGAATTGATACCTTCAGGGATGCAGGAGCGGTAGGACTGTTATTCACATATCCAATGGAGTTGAAATTCTACAAAAAGCCCTCAGGAGGAGGAACAGTAAATGTTAAGCATGTAACAGACATGGGCGCAGCATTAGGTCAATACGATTACAGTAAAGAAATGTACAAAGACAAGACCTACAACATAAATGCACAGAGCATAAATGGATATGAATTTGATGGTTCAATGCTAGCCTATGATACAGTACCAACAAATAAAACAAGCAAAAGTAATTATGAGATAACATATGACGGTTCATACAATGAAGCGAATATAGTATTTATATACAAACAAACAGCAGGACAGACAGATGTAAAAAGTAACATGGATGCACAATCTTCAGCGGTTATAAGAGCAGATGACAGAGGAGACGAGAAATTTGACGTAGAACTTGGAATACCAACAGAAGAAGACCTTTATGCAAATGTGTTCGCAAAAGAATACCTATCAGATTACGAATTCAAGCAGATAAAAGGTACGAAAGAACTAACAGTAACAGCAGTAAAAACATATGAATTAACGTGGAAAGAAAAGCATGAATATACAGAAACTAAAAAGAATGAAGAAGGAGAAGAA
Coding sequences within:
- a CDS encoding S-layer homology domain-containing protein, with the protein product MKKVLMLTLSIILIFSQIALAGNFEDVKDGYWAKENIEMLVSKGIVNGYPDKTFRPKNTISRSEFSKLIQELLGLPLNNDDSEIIFEDIEKNWAKGRIKTLVKKGIIDVEDYKEGFKPNEPMTRVEMARMIIKALEIETKEINKTSFKDDEEISKKDKKYVKTAKDTGIITGYPDKTFKPNSTATRAETAAMIVRMINYLNNDDSVEVVEGIKFDKVDDVFSSPGKVNDGAMKLDKQQEFVMKFFKSLKFTKEGENSYVSGCLPNLPTGYKWSASIKVFYTNDQDYDTFHANPKARQDILMKKGEVFKFKLKYNKEKMRIVSVSIRVMKDTGAENGLFILDYPVKTLKKIGKSGSEFLNDSINWEEMFKW
- a CDS encoding DUF5704 domain-containing protein gives rise to the protein MVKRKIAWFCIIVSLFITFNKISMKCSVAEENKASQVKVHFLTQEEPLEHYDEIGSMTKQEPLEMWHYSGGYWKGKIGGENIYLKDTEMEEKWADPEYLGQKLMEQGKELDFEIELPETMQDELDNLSDGEEIHVYISETNLDINDIFQDEISPTCELKGDKIIIHAYPKLNCTDESYKDYVAGLNKNIPIIKENFGRNLYSMFNCENNAQLGAACSTQSDEEGKIPFWGIENARGHLKDGFKVDISKNGITRRDSSDVKIGIDTFRDAGAVGLLFTYPMELKFYKKPSGGGTVNVKHVTDMGAALGQYDYSKEMYKDKTYNINAQSINGYEFDGSMLAYDTVPTNKTSKSNYEITYDGSYNEANIVFIYKQTAGQTDVKSNMDAQSSAVIRADDRGDEKFDVELGIPTEEDLYANVFAKEYLSDYEFKQIKGTKELTVTAVKTYELTWKEKHEYTETKKNEEGEEVEEKVVEWIDKSDTETITKTYKIGRPYDYWIIDRLEVYKLTGATLNNEALPGNTISLSTKNYTPPQVDVCHSDSLEDHIEEPELYLDLGTKKLNGGRRGRPTPSGDLRTEANNKLGELTVKNDRLIFNNKTIMSDSQETAKTEAPKEIPIASTITNDVLYQNDITIDEKERNGEYQSEGTVHYQRIEEINPTNQEQYNQNIESKNLNQVVVHAPVVCYADMNNDKDYNQEINPDNNRKALILGRASSIKLPTTGQHREIKGYGERDYAKYTDYKEVRFPFDVYMNTTYREAGKYLEADTWYPLKETEVNIYIPIWVDEKNYEVEFREVSKNVNIGDKTLPLFNEEINSYVATNKIPVRVIGRLYGMKITDVVNYPLWEEVFRVGEKTSKHTGNYYWAGLNNHNGESVRSDKRQTLPLLEGSHPKYINRGAMKPGYKFRFELESIGNY